Within Fibrobacter sp. UWEL, the genomic segment ACCTGTCCGGTAAGAAATTTCTTATCGACCCCATTTTGTACAGCGGCTCTCCGGTCAGTTTCGTGAATAAGATGTTCAAGGGAACCGACGTTTACAAGCCCAATGATTTTCCGGATATTGATTTCCTGGTGATTAGCCACGACCATTGGGACCATCTGGATTACAAGGCGGTGAAGGAACTGGAGCCTCGCGTTGGCAAGGTGATTCTTGGCCTGGGCGTAGGCGAACACTTTGAATACTGGGGCTACCCAAAAGAAAAACTCATTGAGTTGGACTGGTGGGAATCCGCGCAGTTGTCTCCCGCGCTGTCTACACAGATCGCGGCAGACTCGAGTCAGAATTTCAAGGTTACCGCAACACCCGCCCGCCATTTCTCCGGCCGAGACCTGCGACAGAATCGCACCTTGTGGGCTTCCTACGTGGTGGAATCTCCCAAGCGCACCATCTGGATTGGCGGCGACACCGGCTACGGAAAACACATTGCGGAAATCGGCAAGAAGTTTCCTAGCATTGACCTTGGCATTCTGGAAAACGGCCAGTACAATGAGGACTGGGCTCTGATTCACACCATGCCCGAATATCTGGGAACAGAGATGAAGGAACTGAATGCGGCCCGCTACATGACCGTGCATAATTCCAGATTCTGCCTTTCCAAGCACAGCTACTACGAACCTCTGGAAAATGCAAAAAAGGCCGCCGAAGAATCAGGCAAGCCTTTGTTAACCCCGCAAATGGGTGAAGTTCTTTATTTGGAATAAGGAAGGATTATTCTTGACGGAAAATATCTAAAAAAGCCGTCAAGCAGTCTAGAACATGGTCTTTTTCCGTAGGCGGGAAAACGTCCAGGAAGGGACTCATGTCCTTCAGGGTGAACCCGGGATGGTGTTCAAAGAGGGCATCCACATGGGTTTGATGTTCGTCCATCTTGCCTACTCTGTAGCTACAGGCGATCATGAATAATCTTCCGAAGATTGCCTCGGGATGGAACATGAGCAACTGTTCGGAAATAGTGGCGCACCTATCATAATCTCTCTTGATAAATGCGAGGTATGCGTCCGCTACATATTGGAAAGGCTGGTGAATGTTCTTGGGAACGCGCTGATCGTATTCCTCCAGCTGTATTCTGGATTCTTCCGTGCGGCCTACGATGGCGTATAGCTGGGCCAGAAGCCTGCGGCAAACGATACTGATGGGGCTCTTGGTCTGTAGCAGATCTTCGAAGGTGGCAATTGCTACGTTACATTTCCCCAGGAACATGTTGTACAGCGCGCTGGTGTACTGGGAGTAAATCGAGGAAGGATTTTCCTGCATGGTTTGACATGCGATTTTACCCAGCTTGATAGCGCATTCCTCTGAACCGATCCAATGTTCTGTTAGGGAAGCGTAGTAGACGCAAGCTAAGGCGCATACGACGAAATCTCTGTGGTTTGGATTTTCCAGCAAGGATTGCTGTGTGGCTTCGCTCTTTTCCAGATATTCCTTGTTGCGGTTTTCCATCCTCACGATGGTGTGACTGGATGCGTACCACCACTTGGGAGTTGCATTAGGATTATTGGTATAGACTTCGGTGGCGGACAGAATTGCGTTGCGATAAATCTGGATGGCAATCTGATCGGAAAGAAGTGGAATCTGATCGCTGCTTTCGATTTTTTGCACGCAGGACCATAGCAGGGAATTGTTGCTGCCAAGATGGAGGCTTACGAATAAACCCTGGCTTTCATCCTGGGGCGTCGTAAGGCTTACCTGATAGGTAACATTGCTGGGAATGGAATCTTCGGTGCAGAGCTGAATCTGGAATACTTCAAAACTACGGAGCGCTGCGATCACGGAGTGGGACAGGTCGTGAGCTAAGGGGGAATTCCTATAGCTATCGCTGTAGGTGATGGCGAGAGTCACGTCCTTCTTTTCGGGGGGAGTGTCCGCCATTTCTGTGGCGGCAGTGGCCGCTTCCGTTCTGTTAGTTACTTCCAGAATCCTGTAGATGTTGGCCAGATGGACTTTTACCGTATTCGCGGAAATGTTCAGGACGTAGCAAATCTCCGCATTGGTTAGCCCTTTGCGTACGAGATTCAAAATCTCCCGCTGACGATCCGTCAGTTCCGTTTTTTTTGGATGTTTCTGCCATCGCGCCCAAATTTAATTACATGTTATTGAATGGACTTTCCGTCGCTGAAGGCATTACCCACTTTTTCGCCAATTTCGTAATATCCATGGCCTGCGGAGTCATAGCAGATGGGGTTTAACTTCTTCATGTCGATTTTTCCGCTTGCGTCCAGGATGGATTCGTCGGCGGTAACGTTCACCACTTCGCCTAAAAGCAGTTCCGGTTCCTCGGCGTAGCTCACCATTTTGCATTCCAGGGTCAGGGGCAGTTCCGCAATCAGGGGCGCATCGATGTTTTCGCTCTTTACGGCGGTAAGGCCGGATTTGGCGAATTTTTCGGTGACCTTATGACCGGAATTCAGTCCCAGATAGTCGATTTCCTTGATGTTTGCGGCGGTGGCCATGCTGACGGTAAAGCACTTGCGGGCCTTGATGTTGTCCATGGTCCTGTGGCTGTTGGCTACGTAAATGGCTACCTGATTCACATCGCTGACACATCCCCAGGCGGCCACCATGGCGTTGGGGGTTCCGTCTTCGTTATAGGTGCCGATGACAAGTACCGGCTGGGGGTACAAATAGGGTTTGGCGCCGAGATTTTTTCGCATAAAATGGTCCTTTTTTACTGAAAATAATAAAAAAACGCGTAAAAACGCACAAAATCCTGCGTTGTCGGTGGACAACAGCAAAATGTCTGGTTCAGTGATAATTGTGGCGTCCATATTTATATTTAGAATGGACAGTTGTAATGTGGTGTTAGGCTGTTCAAGGGATGTTTATGAAAAAGCTTATGGTGTATGCAGGCCTTACGCTTGCAATGGGTTTTGGAGTGGCAAATGCGACTCGCCAGATGGAAGCCTTGGATCGAGGCCTGGTGGCAGTAAAAGTCAGTAACGGTGTATACCTGAGCTGGCGTGTGCTGGGCACCGATGGCAACGCAACCGGATTCAATCTTTATCGTGATGGTTCCAAAATTGCAAGCTTTGATGGAAAGGCTGCGTCCAATTATACGGATCCTCAGGGAACAAGTTCCAGTAAGTATGAAGTTCGTCCGGTAGTAAACGGCACGGAAAAGTCCGCAGACAAGTCCGTCTCTGTGTGGGGTTCCCAACAGCTGGTGATCAATCTGGATCGTCCCGCAGGTGGTTCAAACGCTAGCGGCAGCTACACTTACAGCCCCAACGATATTGCCGTAGGTGACGTGGATGGCGACGGCGAATATGAACTGATTTTGAAGTGGGACCCGAGCAATTCCAAGGACAATTCCCAGAAGGGTTATACCGGCAATGTGTTTGTGGATTGCTACAAGTTTAACGGCAAGAAACTGTGGCGCATTGACTTGGGCGTGAACATTCGCGCTGGCGCTCACTACACTCAGATGCTGGTGGGCGACTACGATAGCGACGGTAAGGCCGAAGTGGCCATGAAGACTGCCCCCGGCACCAAGGATGGTTCCGGCAAGTACATTAGCAAGGGTGCAGCCGCCAGCGAAACAAACCACACTAAAGACTACCGCAATTCTAGTGGCTATGTGTTGAGTGGTAACGAATACCTGACCATTTTCAACGGCGAAACCGGTGTGGAAATGGCTACTGTCAATTACAATCCCGCTCGCGGAACCGTTTCTAGCTGGGGCGATTCCTATGGCAACCGCGTAGACCGATTCTTGGCTACCAACGCATATTTGGATGGCCAGAAACCCAGCATGGTTTTCCAGCGCGGTTACTACACCCGTATGGCCGTTGCCGCCTTCGACTGGGACGGAAAAACTTTAAGCCAGCGTTGGTATTATAATGCCGCCACCAAGGGCAGTGAATGCTACGGCCAGGGCGACCACAATCTTTCTGCCGGCGATGTTGACGAAGATGGCTTCGATGAAATTATCGAAGGAGCTTGCGCTATTGACCATAACGGAAAGTTCATGTACCGCACAGGCCTGGGTCATGGCGATGCCATTCATTTTGGCGACCTGGATCCGGATCACGAAGGCCTGGAAGTGTGGCAGGTTCACGAAGACAAGCCTTACGGTTACGAACTGCACGACGCCCGCACCGGAACTATTCTGTGGCGTGCTACAAGCGATAGCGATAACGGTCGTGGCCTTGCCGCCGATGTGGACAGCACTAGCCGCGGTCACGAAATGTGGAGTACCGCCAACAGTAACGTTTACTCCGCAAAGGGTACTGTTGTGGGCAGCCGCTACTCCGTAAACTTCCGCATCTATTGGGACGGCGACCTTCAGGACGAACTCTTGGACGGAAACAAGATTAGCAAGTGGAATTATTCTTCCAAGAAGTTTGGTGACCTGGTGACTTTGGAAGGCAACAGCTGCAACACCACCAAGGCAACTCCCAACTTTAGCGGCGACCTTTTTGGCGACTGGCGCGAAGAAGTTATCCTTCACGATGGCGCCTCCAAGCTGTATGTTTACACTACCACTATTCCTACCACACATCGCCTTTACACTCTGGCTCATGACCCCATTTACCGCAACGGCATGAGCTGGCAGAATACCGCTTACAACCAGCCGCCTCATCTGGGCTTCTGGCTGGGTGCAGGCATCGATAAGGCGCCCACACCGGATATCATGCTGGTGGGTGGCGAAGTGGGACCCAAGATTCCTGCAATTCAAAAGCAGGGCGCAGGCTCCAGCTTCCAGACTATTATGCTGGGCGACGCCATTACGGAATACGCCTTCGGTTACAGCAACTGCGATGGCCTTACCATTACTGGATTGCCTGCCGGCGTTACCGCAACTCTGGATGCAGCAAACTCTCGCTACGTCATTAGCGGCACTCCCACCAAGGCTGGCGTCTATGATATCAATATCGTGACCAAGGGCGGCAGCACCGAAGTGGAAGCCGCAACTCGCACCGCAAACATTACGGTTCTTACAGAAGCAAAAATTGTAAGCGCTAACGTCAATATTCTCTCTAGCTTGGAAGCATGCGTCCTTACCGATGGCGTGGGCTCTTGCGATAGCGACAATAGAGGCTTCCTAGATACAGGATTCTTCAACTTCACAAACGTAGTCACCAGCTACGGCATTTGGGACCTTTATTCTCCCGCTGCCCACGAAAATGCAACTCTGGTAATCCGCTATGCTCATGGCAAGACCGATACCCGCAAGATGGAATTGTTCGTTGAGGGCACTAGCTATGGTGTAGCTACCTTCCCGCCCACCGCGGATTGGGTGACTTGGGATTCCATTGCCATCAAGGTCAATCTTAAGAAGGGCGTGAACGTTCTGAAGCTGCAGTCTGTTTCTGAACTGGGCGGCCCCAACATCGACCAGCTGGAATTTGACGTGGCAGGCATTGTATTTGCTACAGATGAGTCCATCGTGGATTCTGATCCTGAAGAAGGCGGTGACGTTCCTGAATCCAGCAGTTCCGCAGGTGAACCCGCAAGCAGTTCCTCTGACTCGGGAGAGAACGGCGGCGAAAACCCGGGCTCCAGCAGCTCTGAAGATAAGGACGGAATTTTCACAAATACCCTGCACGTTGTCGAATCCGGTATGGCACAAGTCCAGGTGTTTGACCTTATGGGCCATCGTGTCGCCACCTTCAGCGCTGAATATGCTGGCGGCGTCCTGAACGCAAAGCCTTACATGCAGGGCTTACCTAGCGGCGTCTACATGGTCCGCGCCAACATGGGCGGCCACGTAACCATGTCCCGCATGGTGTTCCAGGCCGAACGCTAATAACGTTAGACGCACGAATGTACCAAATATAACCAAGGCGAGAGAAGTGCGGATCGCTTGCTGATAACGATAGATGTACCAAACACTCCAGTCCCTCGCGGTGAATGCCGCGGGGGATTTTTACTGTTTATTTACAAAGTAACGCTTGCCAGAAAATAGACGAATGCTATATTCTATCCCGAGCGTTACGGAATAGTGCTCTGAAACACCAGTTTAAAACTGGTGTTTTTTCTTTTAAGGAGTACTATATCAAAATGATAAACGAGCATGTACTGGAAATGCTCCATGCAGGGGAAGGCTTGCGTGTGGAGTATAAAAAGGCCAAAGATAAGTTGCCTAATAGTATCTTTGAAACTGTCTGTGCTTTTCTCAATTCAATAGGTGGGTTCATCTTCCTCGGTGTTGATGATGAAGGAACGGTTGTGGGCGTGAACCCTTTGGCGGTTCCTCAAATGAAAAAGGATTTGGTCAATCTCGCTCATAACACAACGAAAATAAATCCAGCATGCAATCTTTATCCAGAGGAATGTGTTGTTGAAGGGAAAACGATTATTGTTTGCCAAGTTCAAACAAGTTCTGAAATTCATCGTTGCAATGGGGAGGTTTACCTGCGTAGTGATGATGGTGATTTCGTCACCCGCAATACTAACGTTTTGTCAGGTGTTTTGACTCGTAAGTTGGGACTTTTTACAGAGAAACGCCCCATGCACGGATTCGACATGAATGATTTACGTCCGGAACTTTGCCGTAAGGCGCAAAATCTGATGGCAGTAACGTTCAATAATCACCCATGGGCGGATCTTACCTTTGAAGAACTATTGCAATATGGCGGTTTCTATACCGTAGATCGAGATTCAAATGAGCGCTGCTTAAACCTTGCCGCTATCTTAATGTTTGGAACGGATGAGGCTATTTTCAGGGCCGATCCCGCATTACTTTTTGATTGCCTGTTACGCCGTGAAGATGAAATCCGTTACGATGACCGCGTCATGATTCGTACGAATCTAATTGAGACTTATGAGCAAGTCATGAATTTCATTTCCAAGCATTTGCCGGATCCATTCTACCTGGAAGGGGATCAACGGATCAGTTTGCGTGGCAAAATTTTCCGTGAGGCGGTGTCTAACATCATTTCTCATCGGGAGTATATGCACGGGTCGCCTGGAAGAATTATGATTTACAAGGACCGTGTAGAATTTACCAATCCCTGTGTTCAGTACTACATTGATAGAATTACTCCGGCGAATCTGGAACCTTTCGCCCGTAATCCAACTATCTGTAATTTCATGGTTCAGATGGGCCGTTTTGAACGCCTTGGATCTGGAGTACGTAATACATGGAAATACCTGCCCATCTATGCAAAAGGAGCTTTGCCAATCTTTGAGGAAACCAAATACGGCTTCAAATTGACCCTGCCTTTAGGCGTCACCCAGCAAGTCACCCAGCAAGTCACCCCCCAAGTCACCCCCCAAGTCACCCCCCAAGTCACCCCCCAAGTCACCCCCCATGATGCGGAGAATATTGATGAACGTATTTTGCATCTCATGAAAGTTATGAAAGGTTCTATGAACCGTCAGGAAATAATGCGGGCTTTGTACTTGAGTGATCGTAAGAATTTTAGAGAAATGTACCTGAATCCCGCTATTTCTTTGGGATATGTTGAAGCGTCTGCTCCAGACAAGCCGAATAGTAGTACAAAAGTATATCGTTTAACAAGCTTGGGCGATCAGGTTTTGGAATCGCTTAGTGAGGAGATTTAGGCGAATTAAATCAAATAAACATGCTTCTTTATTGACTTGAATAAGGTTTTTAAGCTATATTCAAGGTAAATAGAGAGTTTTGCTCTCGTTCTCTACCTGGAAACTTAGACACTTTTCAAAACACAGAGAATGGGACGAACGCTCGCGTCTGTCGGCTTTTATGTCGGCAACGTTTTGCTGCACGCATTGCGTGCTTGCAAGCGGCCTTTATGGGGCGCGGGTTGTTTGTATTTATTTGTGTAAGGCAGTCTAAGGCCCCAGGTAGATAGATGCATCAACCCCTCCGCCCTTTTTTTCAATTTAATCGTGGTTTGGTAATGTAGAACGAGCAAGACTCTTGGTGAGTTTTGCTCTTGTTCTCTACCTGGAACTTAGACACTTTCAACACGAAGAATAAGACAAATCTCGGAAGCCTATGGATGTCATGGGCGTATTGTACCCTGGGCGGATTGTTTCCTAGGGGTACTTCCGTCGTTTGTTTATGATTTGAAAATGATGTGCCAGGTTGCTCTGAATACGGGCTGAACTCAGGTTCAACCTTTAATCCTCAAGGAGTGGGAGCGATGGAAAAGACAACTGGCAATATTGGTGAAACAATCAAGTGTTTGGTTGACGATATCGAAAAAAGAGTCGTTGATAAAATTCTTGAGCCGACAAATGCGGAACTTTTGAAAAAGTTAATCAGTAACGCGGATTCTTTAGACGAAGCCATTGCCATCGCTGAATTGGGAACCACCTATAAACGTACGGGATTCCATTTTGATAAGCGTTTAGATGTCAAGTGCACCAACGATATAAAGTACTTCAAGAAAAACGAAGATTTGAGTATTCATACGGACGATGGCCCGATACATAAGTTGATTATTGGGGACAACTATGAAGCCTTGCAGAATTTGCTAATCCAGTATAGAGGGATGGTCGATGTCATTTACATTGATCCTCCGTATGGAAAGGATAGCATGGGTGTTTCTGCGGAAACCAATTACCAGAATGCAATTACTAGGGATAACTTGCTTTCGATGCTGTATCCGAGACTGGTTTTGGCGAAACAATTGCTTTCTAAAGGTGGTGTAATTTTCTGTAGTATTGATGATAGAAATCAGGCTTATATAAAATGCTTATTTGATGAAATATTTGAAGAACGAAATTTCATCGCAACGTATCTTTGGAAAAAAACAGATACACCTCCGTCTTTGTCCAAGAAGGTTAGAAAAAAATATGAGTATGTGCTATGTTATGGAAATGGCGTAAGCAAGTCCCATAAATTCGCACAGGGAAAAATAGATGGCGGTGATGCGCCGCTTTTAAATTCAGGAAATGCTGAAAAGAAAATAACCTTCCCTGCAGGAACTGTTCGGTTTAATATACCGGATGGAACGTACTCCATGAATTCAAATAGAAAGGTGCAACTACATGGATCCGTTGTGGTAAAAGACGGATTGAATAAAAATTCATTTGATGCTACAGGACCATGGAAATGGAATCAGGAAACTCTTGATGATGAAGTAAAAGAGGGTACTTATTTTCTTGTGAAATCGGAAAAGTTTTCTGTGAGATTCCAACGTGAAAATACTGATTCTACCAAGGCACCTCAAAATAACATTAATTCTAAACTTGGTGTGGGAACTAATGAAGATGGAGCTAAACAAATTGAAAAGATTTTGAAGAAAGATGCCTTTGATAATCCGAAGCCCGTATCACTATTGAATTTTTTGATTGAAATGGTAAATATGGGTGATGATATAACCATATTGGATTTCTTTGCTGGTAGCGGAACTACCGGACATGCAGTTCTTGACTTGAATAAACAAGATGGTGGCAAGAGAAGTTTCATCCTGTGTCAGGTCAATGAAATTAATCCGACCAATCCCAATGGAATCGCTCTCGATGTTACTACCAAGCGCTTGAAGCGTGTTATGACCGGTGAGTGCTATGACGGCTCTAAGAATTTCAAGTGGGCTCAGGAAAATGAGCCTTATGGCGGAAACCTTGATGTTTACGAAATCGATTCTGTCGCAAATTTTGAATTCACGGAAGGAAAGACTCCTTTCGATGTAATTGACGAAACATTGTACGGAAAGGAAAAGTTCTCTACGTTACAGGAAAAAACGGAGTGGGTTTGTTCAAATTTCCAGAATACGCAAAAAGTTCTCCGTGAAAAAGGGGAGGACTAAGGTATGCTTCAGGAAGCCAAAGACCTCCAGTGCAATGCTGTATCCAGATTGATGGATGTTGTTGACAAAAAGCATGTTGTTACATTCAGGGCGCCTACGGGAAGTGGCAAAACAAGAATGATGTCCGATTTCATGAATCGGGTATTAGCGAATAATGACGATGTTGTCTTTTTAGTCAGTACCCTTTCCAAGGGAAATCTTGCAAAGCAAAATTATGACGTGTTTCAGGAATGTGCGGATACAGGCGTATTTCCGAACTTGAATCCTTTTTTGATTTCTTCGGAAGCGGGTGAAGAAGAAAGTGTCTTTATCCCTACGGATTATAACGTATATGTGCTGGCTCGAGATCTGTACAAAGATGGTAGCCGCCTAAAACAGGGTGCATTGGAAAATTTTCTAAGGACAATGACCGCGTATTTTCTGGGTCAGGGCTTAAACAAGAAAATTTACCTCATTAAGGACGAATGTCATCAAGCGACCAATAATTTGGATTCGCTGTCCTCGGAATACTTTTCTAAGACCATCATGATGTCTGCCACGCCCAATCTTAAACGTGGACAAAAACCGGATGTGGTCATATCGGATGAAGATGCTCAAGATGTCAAACTGATCAAGAAAGTTGTTTGGGGAGCTGAAGAAGATACTGTTGAAAATGCATTTCAAAAATTTGAAGAGGTTAAAGAAAAGTATCGCAATTTGTTGGGAGTAAATCCCTGCCTCATC encodes:
- a CDS encoding RNA-binding domain-containing protein; this translates as MINEHVLEMLHAGEGLRVEYKKAKDKLPNSIFETVCAFLNSIGGFIFLGVDDEGTVVGVNPLAVPQMKKDLVNLAHNTTKINPACNLYPEECVVEGKTIIVCQVQTSSEIHRCNGEVYLRSDDGDFVTRNTNVLSGVLTRKLGLFTEKRPMHGFDMNDLRPELCRKAQNLMAVTFNNHPWADLTFEELLQYGGFYTVDRDSNERCLNLAAILMFGTDEAIFRADPALLFDCLLRREDEIRYDDRVMIRTNLIETYEQVMNFISKHLPDPFYLEGDQRISLRGKIFREAVSNIISHREYMHGSPGRIMIYKDRVEFTNPCVQYYIDRITPANLEPFARNPTICNFMVQMGRFERLGSGVRNTWKYLPIYAKGALPIFEETKYGFKLTLPLGVTQQVTQQVTPQVTPQVTPQVTPQVTPHDAENIDERILHLMKVMKGSMNRQEIMRALYLSDRKNFREMYLNPAISLGYVEASAPDKPNSSTKVYRLTSLGDQVLESLSEEI
- a CDS encoding MBL fold metallo-hydrolase yields the protein MKKKFMVTAIVLAVLFALGDIGVLFFSQESFGRLPQGERLERIKKSPNYDKSLKQFVNLEPTKTMVSEKGFVASGIEFLFSKDTAQKIPDTALTVIKTNLRELPADKDWLVWFGHSSYLVNLSGKKFLIDPILYSGSPVSFVNKMFKGTDVYKPNDFPDIDFLVISHDHWDHLDYKAVKELEPRVGKVILGLGVGEHFEYWGYPKEKLIELDWWESAQLSPALSTQIAADSSQNFKVTATPARHFSGRDLRQNRTLWASYVVESPKRTIWIGGDTGYGKHIAEIGKKFPSIDLGILENGQYNEDWALIHTMPEYLGTEMKELNAARYMTVHNSRFCLSKHSYYEPLENAKKAAEESGKPLLTPQMGEVLYLE
- a CDS encoding LuxR C-terminal-related transcriptional regulator translates to MWARWQKHPKKTELTDRQREILNLVRKGLTNAEICYVLNISANTVKVHLANIYRILEVTNRTEAATAATEMADTPPEKKDVTLAITYSDSYRNSPLAHDLSHSVIAALRSFEVFQIQLCTEDSIPSNVTYQVSLTTPQDESQGLFVSLHLGSNNSLLWSCVQKIESSDQIPLLSDQIAIQIYRNAILSATEVYTNNPNATPKWWYASSHTIVRMENRNKEYLEKSEATQQSLLENPNHRDFVVCALACVYYASLTEHWIGSEECAIKLGKIACQTMQENPSSIYSQYTSALYNMFLGKCNVAIATFEDLLQTKSPISIVCRRLLAQLYAIVGRTEESRIQLEEYDQRVPKNIHQPFQYVADAYLAFIKRDYDRCATISEQLLMFHPEAIFGRLFMIACSYRVGKMDEHQTHVDALFEHHPGFTLKDMSPFLDVFPPTEKDHVLDCLTAFLDIFRQE
- a CDS encoding site-specific DNA-methyltransferase; this translates as MEKTTGNIGETIKCLVDDIEKRVVDKILEPTNAELLKKLISNADSLDEAIAIAELGTTYKRTGFHFDKRLDVKCTNDIKYFKKNEDLSIHTDDGPIHKLIIGDNYEALQNLLIQYRGMVDVIYIDPPYGKDSMGVSAETNYQNAITRDNLLSMLYPRLVLAKQLLSKGGVIFCSIDDRNQAYIKCLFDEIFEERNFIATYLWKKTDTPPSLSKKVRKKYEYVLCYGNGVSKSHKFAQGKIDGGDAPLLNSGNAEKKITFPAGTVRFNIPDGTYSMNSNRKVQLHGSVVVKDGLNKNSFDATGPWKWNQETLDDEVKEGTYFLVKSEKFSVRFQRENTDSTKAPQNNINSKLGVGTNEDGAKQIEKILKKDAFDNPKPVSLLNFLIEMVNMGDDITILDFFAGSGTTGHAVLDLNKQDGGKRSFILCQVNEINPTNPNGIALDVTTKRLKRVMTGECYDGSKNFKWAQENEPYGGNLDVYEIDSVANFEFTEGKTPFDVIDETLYGKEKFSTLQEKTEWVCSNFQNTQKVLREKGED
- a CDS encoding flavin reductase family protein; its protein translation is MRKNLGAKPYLYPQPVLVIGTYNEDGTPNAMVAAWGCVSDVNQVAIYVANSHRTMDNIKARKCFTVSMATAANIKEIDYLGLNSGHKVTEKFAKSGLTAVKSENIDAPLIAELPLTLECKMVSYAEEPELLLGEVVNVTADESILDASGKIDMKKLNPICYDSAGHGYYEIGEKVGNAFSDGKSIQ